One region of Rhodophyticola sp. CCM32 genomic DNA includes:
- a CDS encoding ribonuclease E/G: protein MKGRIVLLDEVAGRKAAALMVDGRLEEFALDPTEGAPPAPGTILRAICDRPLKGQGGMILKLPNGAGFLRQGKGFRPGQPVLVQVTGLGEDGKATPVTTRLLFKSRYAIVTPGAPGLNIARSIRDEAERDRLLEIAHASMEAGEDLGLILRSAAEGVAEEALADDITAMAGLAKAVLDDRDGPPECLLDAPDAHLTAWRDWSVPDPDDVLEQPGCFADAGVLEAVEALLVPQMPLPGGASAMVEPTSALVAVDVNTGPDTSLAAGLKANFALARDLPRQLRLRGLAGQITLDVAPMPKKDRRQFEDALRRAFRGDATDTVLAGWTPLGHFELQRKRDRWPLTELWPG, encoded by the coding sequence ATGAAAGGCCGGATTGTTCTGCTGGATGAGGTGGCGGGCCGTAAGGCCGCCGCGCTGATGGTCGATGGGCGGCTGGAGGAATTTGCGCTGGACCCAACGGAAGGGGCGCCGCCAGCCCCCGGAACCATCCTGCGCGCGATCTGTGACCGTCCCTTGAAAGGACAGGGCGGGATGATCCTCAAACTGCCCAATGGCGCGGGGTTTCTGCGTCAGGGCAAGGGGTTCAGGCCCGGTCAGCCGGTTCTGGTGCAGGTGACCGGTTTGGGGGAGGATGGCAAAGCCACGCCGGTCACCACCCGCCTGCTGTTCAAAAGCCGCTATGCGATTGTGACGCCCGGGGCGCCGGGGTTGAACATCGCCCGTTCGATCCGCGATGAGGCAGAGCGGGACCGGCTGCTGGAGATTGCCCATGCCTCGATGGAAGCCGGTGAAGACCTCGGGCTGATCCTGCGCAGCGCGGCGGAGGGCGTGGCCGAGGAGGCTCTCGCCGATGACATCACCGCCATGGCGGGTCTGGCCAAGGCGGTTCTGGATGACAGGGACGGCCCGCCGGAATGCCTGCTGGATGCGCCAGACGCCCATCTGACCGCCTGGCGGGACTGGTCTGTTCCTGACCCGGACGACGTGCTGGAGCAGCCCGGCTGTTTCGCCGATGCCGGTGTTCTGGAAGCAGTCGAGGCTTTGCTGGTCCCGCAGATGCCCTTGCCCGGCGGCGCCTCGGCAATGGTTGAACCAACCTCGGCACTTGTCGCTGTCGATGTGAATACCGGCCCCGATACCTCGCTGGCGGCCGGTCTGAAGGCCAATTTTGCCCTGGCCCGCGACCTGCCGCGGCAATTGCGCCTGCGCGGGCTGGCCGGGCAGATCACCCTGGATGTAGCCCCGATGCCGAAGAAGGACCGCCGCCAGTTCGAGGATGCCCTGCGCCGGGCCTTTCGCGGCGATGCCACCGACACGGTCCTTGCCGGCTGGACGCCGCTGGGCCATTTTGAACTGCAACGCAAACGCGACCGATGGCCGCTGACGGAGCTTTGGCCCGGATGA
- a CDS encoding DNA gyrase inhibitor YacG — protein sequence MTCPICTKKTDPKYRPFCSRRCADIDLGRWLTGGYAIPSTDPEDADDLPEAMENAAKSSPDRPH from the coding sequence ATGACCTGCCCGATCTGTACAAAAAAGACCGACCCGAAATACCGCCCCTTCTGCTCACGCCGATGCGCAGATATTGACCTGGGCCGTTGGCTGACTGGTGGCTATGCGATCCCCTCGACCGACCCGGAAGATGCGGATGACCTGCCCGAGGCCATGGAAAACGCAGCAAAATCCTCTCCCGACCGCCCTCATTGA
- a CDS encoding tyrosine-type recombinase/integrase — protein MTQVRVKGFKIFKDRHGKQRCYHRKTGHKVDLTHAPVGSAEFFAECDTIRAIAEAQRAKAPKAGTLGGLIQSYFETEHYQDLAEATRRDYRKCADFLEPIRDTPIHVIDTPLIAGIHDKAAKKIGWRRANMVRTLLSEVFRYNIPKGLISANFAKDVIPKRRPRGRAYANRPWTIEERDTVLGKAKPHVRVALALMMNTGLDPSDALRLRKDQVDGGTIWGVRGKTGEEVAIPVSPTLQAALDRMPNHDAATVLSNSRGEAWTYNGFSTVWHRFKSVLEKESLIEKGLTLKGLRHTVATTLREAGLDERRIADLLGQKTPSMARHYSRSANLADKNRETMATLEEENRRRAESVKPSQKSVKPDRNEDQS, from the coding sequence ATGACACAGGTGCGGGTCAAAGGGTTCAAGATTTTCAAGGACCGACATGGGAAGCAAAGATGCTACCATCGCAAAACTGGCCACAAGGTGGACCTGACCCACGCGCCTGTCGGCTCAGCCGAGTTCTTCGCCGAATGTGATACAATCCGAGCTATTGCCGAGGCACAGAGAGCGAAAGCGCCCAAAGCCGGAACTCTTGGCGGGTTGATCCAGTCCTACTTCGAGACAGAACACTACCAGGATTTGGCCGAAGCCACCCGGCGCGACTACCGCAAGTGCGCCGACTTCCTAGAGCCAATCCGCGACACGCCGATCCACGTGATCGATACACCCTTAATCGCAGGTATCCACGACAAAGCCGCAAAGAAGATTGGTTGGCGACGGGCAAACATGGTCCGCACGCTTCTGAGCGAGGTTTTTCGCTACAACATCCCTAAGGGTCTGATCTCTGCCAACTTTGCCAAAGATGTCATTCCAAAGCGCCGCCCGCGCGGCCGCGCTTATGCCAACCGCCCGTGGACGATTGAGGAACGAGACACCGTCTTGGGGAAGGCAAAGCCTCATGTGCGCGTCGCCCTAGCCTTGATGATGAACACCGGCCTCGATCCATCCGACGCCCTGCGATTACGGAAGGATCAGGTCGATGGGGGTACGATCTGGGGGGTGCGCGGCAAGACGGGCGAGGAAGTCGCGATTCCGGTCAGCCCGACGCTTCAAGCGGCTCTTGACCGCATGCCTAACCACGACGCCGCAACCGTGCTTTCCAATTCTCGCGGCGAGGCGTGGACGTACAACGGCTTTTCAACCGTTTGGCACCGCTTCAAATCCGTCCTTGAGAAAGAAAGCCTCATCGAAAAAGGCTTGACCCTCAAGGGCTTGCGGCACACGGTCGCCACGACTTTGCGCGAGGCGGGGCTGGATGAACGGCGCATCGCGGACCTTCTGGGGCAGAAAACACCGTCCATGGCGCGGCACTATTCGCGGTCAGCAAACCTTGCCGACAAGAACCGCGAGACGATGGCGACATTGGAAGAAGAGAACCGAAGACGGGCGGAAAGTGTCAAACCTTCGCAGAAAAGCGTCAAACCTGACCGAAACGAGGATCAGTCATGA
- a CDS encoding helix-turn-helix domain-containing protein produces the protein MRETREGTGHSQSKFAAMLGLSDRAYKNYELGKREVPLSTLIKFAQEFEVEFDWLVFGDQMQPKDAKLMNLAVQTSEATYALATDLKEKPMSIERYVKFFEYVLDQSRVKVSIPSHEARAVFELIRSENAK, from the coding sequence ATGCGCGAAACACGTGAAGGAACGGGACATTCGCAAAGCAAATTTGCAGCCATGCTGGGGCTGTCTGATCGCGCATACAAAAACTATGAGCTAGGTAAACGAGAGGTCCCGTTGTCGACTTTGATCAAATTCGCTCAAGAGTTCGAAGTTGAGTTCGATTGGCTAGTTTTTGGAGATCAGATGCAACCAAAAGACGCAAAGCTAATGAATCTGGCGGTACAAACCAGTGAGGCAACGTATGCGCTGGCAACGGACCTCAAAGAGAAGCCCATGAGCATAGAACGCTACGTCAAATTCTTTGAGTACGTTCTTGATCAAAGCCGAGTAAAGGTTTCGATCCCGTCGCATGAAGCAAGAGCAGTCTTTGAGTTGATTAGGAGTGAAAATGCTAAGTGA
- a CDS encoding ImmA/IrrE family metallo-endopeptidase gives MMRKAPRRPISQAAASTPPLDIDALDTTKRVIDFCVQNGLIDGVSTNIEGLIERDPNLELVKVPLPDGVDAFIKETTPGKFQIGVNSKHSATRQKFSMAHEYAHYRLHQGNLAALAEGERILHRSDEWNILEQQANSFAAEILMPEDHFREEVRRTGGDVDELAKRFGVSTLALRYRAKNLGMRGHGV, from the coding sequence ATGATGAGAAAAGCTCCCAGAAGACCGATTTCTCAAGCGGCAGCATCCACGCCACCGCTGGACATTGACGCACTCGATACCACAAAGCGAGTCATTGATTTTTGCGTTCAGAATGGACTGATCGATGGCGTCAGCACAAACATAGAAGGTCTTATTGAACGGGACCCTAACCTTGAACTGGTAAAGGTACCACTTCCAGATGGCGTTGATGCTTTCATTAAGGAAACCACCCCCGGCAAATTTCAGATAGGCGTGAACTCAAAGCACAGCGCCACGAGGCAAAAGTTCTCGATGGCTCACGAGTATGCTCATTATAGGTTGCATCAAGGTAACCTGGCTGCCTTGGCTGAAGGTGAACGTATCCTCCATCGCTCGGACGAGTGGAATATCTTGGAACAGCAGGCCAATAGTTTTGCAGCTGAGATTTTGATGCCTGAGGATCATTTTCGTGAAGAGGTCCGGCGCACGGGCGGCGATGTTGATGAACTCGCGAAGCGCTTTGGTGTCTCAACACTTGCACTAAGATATCGGGCTAAGAACCTCGGGATGAGAGGGCACGGTGTCTGA
- a CDS encoding beta family protein has product MSENYFLLFKTADAEKRAWRNLAQERKKALFPIIELTRGKQNRGAGKDADGKPLTAEELRNTANIYGFEKNYRSTLDLMKPCEEVFVDLTREPSLSCFETDKLSLSADGYAVWVKFLTNLQNDWPNVVPTLIVNPSEDEDEAQYGENLAGQFDALAAAFGKILYRVSVLEDSEFIYDIRLLSDKISSFVEDGGTFFVALDHEYIRPRNGQVHAKRTSQIITSVLEAAPSVEIICLATSFPKSVTDIGDEDYDIFPVEESYLYNMIASEHENVQYGDYGSINPIRNDEVIITQGWRPRIDYVSAHEGLQTYYFREKRDVLGKDPRTRKNILAPYSRHYRSVAGKVRQHSPYYEDLPMSWGCDEIKAAALGDVPSNSPSHWISVRMEIHIVRLLRHLQLDPI; this is encoded by the coding sequence GTGTCTGAAAATTACTTTCTGTTGTTCAAGACTGCCGACGCAGAAAAGCGGGCATGGCGAAACCTAGCTCAAGAGCGGAAGAAGGCGCTGTTCCCCATCATCGAGCTCACACGCGGCAAACAGAACCGGGGTGCTGGCAAAGACGCTGATGGTAAGCCCCTAACTGCTGAAGAGCTTCGCAACACTGCGAATATCTATGGTTTCGAGAAGAATTACCGTTCCACACTCGATTTGATGAAACCTTGTGAGGAGGTCTTCGTCGACCTTACTCGCGAACCCAGCCTGAGTTGTTTCGAAACGGATAAACTTAGTCTATCAGCAGATGGATATGCCGTTTGGGTGAAGTTTTTGACAAACTTGCAGAACGATTGGCCGAACGTTGTTCCTACGCTGATTGTGAATCCTTCTGAGGACGAAGATGAAGCCCAGTATGGGGAAAACCTCGCTGGCCAGTTCGACGCACTCGCTGCTGCATTTGGGAAGATCCTCTACCGCGTGTCAGTTCTTGAAGACAGTGAATTCATCTATGATATTAGGCTGCTGAGCGATAAGATCAGCTCATTTGTAGAGGACGGCGGTACGTTTTTTGTTGCCCTCGATCACGAATATATACGGCCGAGAAATGGCCAGGTCCACGCGAAACGGACCTCGCAGATTATCACTTCAGTCTTGGAGGCCGCCCCAAGCGTCGAGATAATTTGCCTTGCAACTTCTTTTCCAAAATCGGTGACGGACATAGGAGATGAGGACTACGATATCTTTCCGGTTGAGGAGAGCTACCTTTACAATATGATCGCCAGTGAACACGAAAACGTGCAATATGGTGACTACGGCTCGATCAACCCAATTAGAAACGATGAAGTTATCATCACTCAAGGTTGGCGCCCCCGAATTGACTACGTATCGGCGCACGAGGGTCTACAGACCTACTATTTTCGAGAGAAGCGCGACGTCTTGGGTAAGGACCCGCGAACCCGAAAAAACATTCTTGCTCCGTACTCGCGGCACTACCGTTCAGTGGCGGGAAAAGTCCGTCAGCACAGCCCTTACTACGAGGATCTACCAATGTCTTGGGGATGTGATGAGATAAAAGCCGCCGCCTTGGGCGATGTGCCGAGCAATTCGCCGTCACACTGGATATCAGTGCGAATGGAAATTCACATTGTGAGATTGTTGAGGCACTTGCAGCTGGACCCGATTTGA
- a CDS encoding sce7726 family protein, which translates to MSVHESCLRVALALKMKQRFYGYGTVFASEVRYGPIDRRADFLVVEESSHAFEIKSDFDSLSRLPDQISDYVCTFDFVSVVTTNRHLGSVRSIVPPKVGLNVLSKGELTQVRQPKRFARLSKVHLAMGCDKGGLLQHVPNARSSSSLRDLQIAAIKVLSATELRTVFLNGLRERYKRSSEAFLAETDGKLNREDLLLLRRVAKIAA; encoded by the coding sequence GTGTCAGTCCACGAGAGCTGCCTACGTGTAGCACTCGCGCTGAAAATGAAGCAGCGGTTCTATGGCTATGGGACTGTTTTTGCTAGTGAAGTGCGATACGGGCCGATAGACCGAAGAGCTGACTTTCTTGTTGTTGAAGAATCCAGCCATGCTTTTGAAATCAAGTCGGATTTCGATAGCTTGAGCCGCCTCCCTGACCAAATATCAGACTACGTTTGCACTTTTGATTTCGTATCTGTCGTTACCACCAACCGTCACCTTGGCAGCGTGCGCAGTATTGTTCCGCCAAAAGTTGGGCTTAATGTCCTCAGCAAGGGAGAGCTTACCCAAGTCCGACAACCGAAGAGATTTGCTAGGTTATCAAAAGTGCACTTGGCGATGGGCTGCGACAAAGGCGGGCTCTTACAACATGTCCCAAATGCAAGATCATCTTCTTCCCTTCGTGACCTACAGATTGCCGCAATCAAAGTCCTTAGCGCCACTGAACTGAGAACGGTGTTTCTGAATGGACTACGGGAACGCTACAAACGCTCATCCGAAGCTTTTTTGGCGGAAACAGACGGTAAATTGAATAGAGAAGACCTGCTTCTACTCAGGCGGGTTGCAAAAATCGCAGCCTAG
- a CDS encoding aminotransferase class V-fold PLP-dependent enzyme — protein MQQSRRLGFEIDLVPSDASGQIDVAALDKMIGPKTKLIAITHVPTQGGLVNPAVEVGKVAKKHGVLYMLDACQSVGQIKVDVAEIGCDILSGPGRKFLRGPRGTGFLYVRQDILDQIDPPFVDLHSATWTETNGYELAKDARRFQNWESYVAGRVGLMEAVRYARAVGVAHIEAHVAELAQDLRDELSTIKGIAVHDLGQNKSGIVTFTKDGTDSKAIAANLREQTINVSVAPVTAARLDFEARNLPAMIRASVHYFNTHDEIARFVDAVKTTD, from the coding sequence TTGCAACAGTCACGGCGTCTTGGATTCGAAATTGATCTTGTACCGTCTGATGCGTCAGGCCAGATCGACGTTGCGGCTTTGGACAAAATGATCGGTCCAAAGACAAAACTCATCGCGATCACCCATGTGCCGACGCAAGGCGGTCTGGTGAACCCTGCTGTCGAAGTCGGGAAGGTCGCAAAGAAGCATGGCGTCCTCTACATGCTGGATGCGTGTCAATCTGTCGGGCAGATCAAGGTCGATGTCGCAGAGATCGGCTGCGACATTCTCTCCGGCCCCGGACGCAAGTTTCTGCGCGGCCCCAGAGGGACGGGGTTTCTCTACGTCCGACAGGACATCCTCGATCAGATCGACCCGCCATTTGTTGATCTGCATTCCGCGACCTGGACCGAGACAAACGGATACGAACTGGCGAAAGATGCGAGGCGGTTCCAGAACTGGGAAAGCTACGTCGCGGGTCGCGTTGGTCTGATGGAAGCCGTGCGATACGCCCGCGCCGTAGGCGTGGCTCATATTGAGGCTCACGTTGCCGAACTTGCGCAAGATCTCCGCGATGAACTCTCAACGATCAAAGGTATTGCGGTGCATGACCTGGGCCAAAATAAATCAGGCATCGTCACATTCACGAAAGATGGCACCGACTCCAAAGCGATTGCCGCAAACCTCAGAGAACAGACGATAAACGTATCTGTCGCACCAGTCACCGCAGCTCGTCTTGATTTCGAAGCCCGGAACCTCCCGGCAATGATCCGGGCCTCGGTGCATTACTTCAACACACACGATGAGATCGCTCGGTTTGTCGATGCTGTGAAAACTACTGACTGA
- a CDS encoding HigA family addiction module antitoxin, with product MTKLRNRVHPGEIIKDEFVIPLALDVTTLAQDLGISIADFWDVLDGQRALTADLCRALGGRFRTTPEFWEHLQATYDAPVLDKKADDPAFANDLEAQLETITDAYASGDAHEIDQALQHVSSIRRMKKQGILDLLNDFDDPAEPD from the coding sequence ATGACAAAGCTCAGAAACCGAGTGCACCCTGGCGAAATCATCAAGGACGAGTTCGTCATTCCACTGGCGCTCGACGTGACGACTCTCGCCCAAGATTTGGGCATATCTATTGCTGACTTCTGGGATGTTCTGGATGGCCAGCGGGCCTTAACTGCCGACCTATGTCGTGCCCTTGGTGGCCGCTTCCGCACGACCCCTGAATTCTGGGAACACTTGCAGGCCACATACGATGCGCCCGTACTCGACAAGAAAGCCGATGACCCGGCCTTTGCGAATGACCTTGAGGCGCAACTGGAAACGATCACGGACGCATACGCAAGCGGTGACGCTCATGAGATTGATCAGGCGCTACAGCATGTATCCTCGATCCGCCGGATGAAGAAGCAGGGGATCCTCGATCTGCTTAACGATTTCGACGATCCCGCCGAGCCGGACTGA